In Lutra lutra chromosome 5, mLutLut1.2, whole genome shotgun sequence, a single genomic region encodes these proteins:
- the LOC125101127 gene encoding LOW QUALITY PROTEIN: 40S ribosomal protein S4-like (The sequence of the model RefSeq protein was modified relative to this genomic sequence to represent the inferred CDS: inserted 1 base in 1 codon): MAKFKGKVPPALGPSDPNQNQRLANYGLRVNSSLLPIHCSSCTRRTWSSTVCGPKKHLKCIAVPKCWMLDKLTGVFASPHXLRECLHLIIFLRNRLRYALTGDEIKKIYVLCFIRIDGKVQTDITYPVGFMDVISTDKTGENFCLISDTKGCFVVHRITLEEAKYKLCERGSVINVGTKRIPRLVTHVSRAICCPDALIQVNDTIQIDLETGKITDFIKVDTGNLCMISGHVNLGRIGVIISRERHPGSFDIIHMKDASGDSFATQLFNIFVTGKGNKPWISLPGGKSIHLTDTEERDKRLVAQQKNE, encoded by the exons ATGGCAAAGTTTAAAGGGAAG GTTCCACCTGCTTTAGGTCCATCTGATCCAAATCAGAACCAgcggttggcaaactatggcctgaGGGTCAATTCCAGTTTATTGCCTATT CATTGTAGCTCATGTACCAGAAGGACTTGGTCCTCTACGGTTTGTGGTCCCAAGAAGCATCTGAAGTGTATAGCAGTTCCAAAATGTTGGATGTTGGATAAACTGACTGGTGTGTTTGCCTCTCCCC AACTGAGAGAGTGTCTCCATCTCATCATTTTCCTAAGGAACAGACTTAGGTATGCCCTAACAGGAGATGAAATAAAGAAGATCTATGTGCTATGTTTTATTAGAATTGATGGCAAGGTCCAAACTGATATAACCTACCCTGTTGGTTTTATGGATGTCATCAGCACTGACAAGACTGGGGAGAATTTCTGTCTGATCTCTGACACCAAGGGTTGCTTTGTTGTTCATCGGATTACACTTGAGGAAGCCAAGTATAAGTTGTGTGAGAGAGGATCAGT GATCAATGTGGGGACAAAACGAATCCCTCGTCTGGTGACTCATGTTTCTCGTGCCATCTGCTGTCCTGATGCCCTCATCCAGGTGAATGACACCATTCAGATTGATTTGGAGACTGGAAAGATTACTGATTTCATCAAGGTTGATACTGGTAATCTGTGTATGATAAGTGGACATGTTAACTTGGGAAGAATCGGTGTGATCATCAGCAGAGAGAGACACCCTGGTTCTTTTGATATAATTCACATGAAAGATGCCAGTGGTGACAGCTTTGCCACCCAACTGTTCAACATTTTTGTTACTGGCAAAGGCAACAAACCATGGATTTCTCTTCCTGGTGGTAAGAGTATCCATCTCACTGATActgaagagagagacaagagactgGTGGCCCAACAGAAGAATGAGTAA